The Streptomyces sp. NBC_01268 genome window below encodes:
- the fxsT gene encoding FxSxx-COOH system tetratricopeptide repeat protein, whose protein sequence is MAEQRSGGDATAEHGGRTAPGHVLVVFPGYNRAWATWINQRLEAHGVRATLQRWDPPREIPLVDSLGDLLLARGSVLLVLDDWFFQLGPRPAGEWNEVLRGFVLERAERFAAVNLTNRTLLPATAVLEPVSLWGVGEEEAEARLLSRLGIEPRRSAGRRIAPGSLVRYPETPPEIWGEIPRRNPRFTGRDDLLTELQERLMDAERGKAACTLLGMSGIGKTQIAAEYAHRFSPDYDVVWWVNSDDRNVQRDRFGELAAALQLPSGNEPGERIRAVREALRRGDPHARWLIVFDGWDDTDGAGVLLPQGPGHVLITSRNRGWGDHTDTLAVPGFDRAESTAYLMRRAPHITAPEADDVAAEFGDVPLPLVQAAAWLGESGMEVPEYLRMVRDGRLSTVDEPSAGDGFPNASLTSWSILINRLRRAQPQAIDVLSLCASFAPGRIPLGIVRAYPQADLPEDLRWMVTDLPAWNRALDTLVNYSVLSREARGPVANVEMGPHQESVHMHRLVHDIVARLTDGEHREAHRKAVRTLLAEADPGNPLDSRHWPRYAELLPHLEPSGALASRNPRVQTAVLNCLRYCFRSAEFRAGIRLAEKIRENWSGFMDPVSAEMQELTTQECYILRSFGRFREAYELDLALRAKLDEAAPDELGSLRSAVSIASDLRFLGQYQESERIQRDAFAEAQRLLGENEFLTLVAGHNLGLMLRMLGRYKEAYEHDVASLSRSEAVLGTRHSHTLSASNAVAQDLRLLGNYREALARQEANVRFHVQVLGPQHLNTLYARAQLALCRRREGGFQQDLGATMASLLEQMHQVHGRDHYLTLSSINNYANYLREHGDLSHARDLIQEAEAGYRSLVGPAHPVATGVFANTALVLQAAGQRADALAILEGALAGLTASLGADHPWVIGCALNTTAARNFNGRVSDAAELSRETLRRARHTLGNEHPLTLSCQVALATDLRGLRETEEAGKLEEDALLTLTRTLGAQHPHTLSARQRNRPYWDFEANLG, encoded by the coding sequence ATGGCGGAACAGCGGTCGGGTGGCGACGCGACGGCGGAGCACGGAGGAAGAACGGCGCCGGGACACGTCCTCGTCGTCTTCCCCGGCTACAACCGCGCCTGGGCGACCTGGATCAACCAGCGGCTCGAAGCCCACGGGGTGCGCGCCACCCTCCAGAGGTGGGACCCGCCCCGCGAGATCCCCCTGGTCGACTCCCTCGGCGACCTGCTGCTGGCCCGCGGGAGCGTCCTGCTCGTCCTCGACGACTGGTTCTTCCAGCTGGGCCCCCGCCCCGCCGGCGAATGGAACGAGGTCCTGCGCGGCTTCGTCCTGGAGCGGGCCGAGCGCTTCGCCGCCGTCAACCTCACCAACCGCACCCTCCTCCCGGCCACCGCCGTCCTCGAACCCGTCAGCCTCTGGGGCGTCGGCGAGGAGGAGGCAGAGGCGCGGCTGCTCAGCCGGCTCGGCATCGAACCCCGCCGTTCGGCCGGCCGCCGCATCGCACCGGGGTCCCTGGTCCGCTACCCCGAGACCCCGCCGGAGATCTGGGGCGAGATCCCGCGCCGCAACCCCCGCTTCACCGGCCGCGACGACCTCCTCACGGAGCTCCAGGAACGGCTCATGGACGCCGAGCGCGGCAAGGCCGCCTGCACCCTGCTCGGCATGTCCGGCATCGGCAAGACCCAGATCGCCGCCGAGTACGCCCACCGCTTCAGCCCCGACTACGACGTCGTCTGGTGGGTCAACTCCGACGACCGCAACGTCCAGCGCGACCGCTTCGGCGAGCTGGCCGCCGCCCTGCAGCTCCCCAGCGGCAACGAACCGGGCGAGCGCATCCGCGCCGTCCGCGAGGCGCTGCGCCGGGGCGACCCGCACGCCCGCTGGCTCATCGTCTTCGACGGCTGGGACGACACCGACGGGGCGGGCGTGCTGCTGCCGCAGGGACCCGGCCACGTCCTCATCACCTCCCGCAACCGCGGCTGGGGCGACCACACCGACACCCTCGCGGTCCCCGGATTCGACCGGGCCGAGTCCACCGCCTACCTGATGCGGCGCGCCCCGCACATCACCGCGCCCGAGGCCGACGACGTGGCCGCCGAGTTCGGCGACGTCCCCCTGCCGCTCGTCCAGGCCGCCGCCTGGCTCGGCGAGTCCGGCATGGAGGTGCCCGAGTACCTGCGGATGGTCCGCGACGGCCGGCTGTCCACCGTGGACGAGCCGAGCGCCGGCGACGGCTTCCCCAACGCCTCCCTCACCTCCTGGTCGATACTGATCAACCGGCTCCGCCGCGCCCAGCCGCAGGCCATCGACGTGCTCAGCCTCTGCGCGTCCTTCGCCCCCGGGCGCATCCCCCTCGGCATCGTCCGCGCCTACCCCCAGGCCGACCTGCCCGAGGACCTGCGCTGGATGGTCACGGACCTGCCCGCCTGGAACCGCGCCCTGGACACCCTGGTCAACTACTCGGTGCTGAGCCGCGAGGCGCGCGGACCCGTGGCCAACGTCGAGATGGGGCCCCACCAGGAGTCCGTGCACATGCACCGGCTCGTCCACGACATCGTCGCCCGGCTCACCGACGGCGAACACCGCGAGGCGCACCGCAAGGCCGTCCGCACGCTGCTCGCCGAGGCCGACCCCGGCAACCCCCTGGACAGCCGCCACTGGCCGCGCTACGCCGAACTCCTGCCGCACCTGGAGCCCTCCGGCGCCCTCGCGAGCCGCAACCCGCGCGTCCAGACCGCCGTCCTCAACTGCCTGCGCTACTGCTTCCGCAGTGCCGAGTTCCGGGCCGGCATCCGGCTCGCCGAGAAGATCCGGGAGAACTGGTCCGGCTTCATGGACCCGGTGAGCGCCGAGATGCAGGAGCTCACCACGCAGGAGTGCTACATCCTGCGCTCCTTCGGACGCTTCCGCGAGGCGTACGAACTCGACCTCGCCCTGCGCGCCAAGCTGGACGAGGCCGCCCCCGACGAGCTCGGCTCGCTGAGGTCCGCCGTCTCCATCGCCAGCGACCTGCGCTTCCTCGGCCAGTACCAGGAGTCCGAGCGCATCCAGCGCGACGCCTTCGCCGAGGCCCAGCGCCTCCTCGGGGAGAACGAGTTCCTCACCCTCGTCGCCGGACACAACCTCGGCCTGATGCTGCGCATGCTCGGCCGCTACAAGGAGGCGTACGAGCACGACGTCGCCTCCCTGTCCCGCAGCGAGGCCGTGCTCGGCACCCGGCACTCGCACACCCTCAGCGCCAGCAACGCCGTGGCCCAGGACCTGCGCCTGCTCGGCAACTACCGCGAGGCGCTGGCCCGGCAGGAGGCCAACGTCCGCTTCCACGTCCAGGTCCTCGGCCCGCAGCACCTGAACACCCTCTACGCGCGCGCCCAGCTCGCCCTGTGCCGGCGCCGGGAGGGAGGCTTCCAGCAGGACCTCGGCGCCACCATGGCGAGCCTGCTCGAACAGATGCACCAGGTCCACGGGCGGGACCACTACCTGACGCTCTCCTCCATCAACAACTACGCCAACTACCTGCGCGAACACGGCGACCTCAGCCACGCGCGCGACCTCATCCAGGAGGCCGAGGCCGGCTACCGCAGCCTCGTCGGCCCCGCCCACCCCGTCGCCACCGGCGTCTTCGCCAACACCGCCCTCGTCCTCCAGGCCGCCGGCCAGCGCGCCGACGCCCTGGCGATCCTGGAAGGCGCGCTCGCCGGTCTCACCGCCTCCCTGGGGGCGGACCACCCCTGGGTCATCGGCTGCGCGCTCAACACCACCGCCGCCCGCAACTTCAACGGCCGGGTGAGCGACGCCGCCGAACTCAGCCGGGAGACCCTGCGCAGGGCCCGGCACACCCTCGGCAACGAGCACCCGCTCACGCTGTCCTGCCAGGTGGCGCTCGCCACCGATCTGCGGGGGCTGCGGGAGACCGAGGAGGCGGGGAAGCTGGAGGAGGACGCGCTGCTCACGCTCACCCGGACCCTGGGCGCCCAGCACCCGCACACGCTGTCGGCGCGTCAGCGCAACCGGCCGTACTGGGACTTCGAGGCCAACCTGGGCTGA
- a CDS encoding VMAP-C domain-containing protein produces MNAFDALVRPALVRIAAPGGGYDPHGDPYWGTGFFIAPGWVLTCAHVVAKGGSAVWRDEPAVGITWEGGETTGRVVLAKPRPATPEEVPARWDFPDLALVHVPDAQGAACVRLSERPPTTPSPISLHGWSHQTGEVRIRHAEGEAHAVDGGALLLRWTLPVEGVSGGPVVDLRRGAVIGLNKGRGRDEGAAVPLTALRELHDVPGGEILHEVLRAHDRHHLARLRSPRGGRTWTAAQMELWPATARGVSPVRRAQLYGRFAELPPPTGPGEVMALVDAVKRRVLHPDYQAVLETDARTWRDGVGLLHELHATQQENRPGSTDLGLDAVLLYAAHIVRHLTDRYGSGPGTEGLGRLEDWIVDESGGAHGAVQEEIAALLDPEAPRTGAADAEHEEPAERPAREAGARADVRIEVDPVPWATPQRYTWRLMLLFDGRTVSPLSGNDTGVARDQLQETLRAPLVDALRRGDSGDHLAAVEVVLPRELFDLPLDTWRLTPEEEHFGERSLPLGQRRIVVLRDRHRSHHPPSPEWRRRWRGSESGPLRAVPLRAEVLAAGAEGHAPHVRRESRMGAYERLGGAVDGSVPVYCGPVGGGDGHRAMDVALAAGHPIALWRHGAPEHGDCAEFHHKAGKLLAGAGSAEGLHQPVRTLRMRAADVEADPSERSEHAWAEDLAVLYDPPDRPPFDDLLQGPPLLGEADR; encoded by the coding sequence ATGAACGCCTTCGACGCTCTCGTGCGCCCCGCACTCGTACGCATCGCCGCTCCCGGTGGCGGGTATGACCCGCACGGCGACCCGTACTGGGGCACGGGCTTCTTCATCGCCCCCGGCTGGGTGCTGACCTGCGCCCACGTCGTGGCGAAAGGGGGGAGCGCGGTGTGGAGGGACGAGCCTGCCGTCGGCATCACCTGGGAGGGCGGCGAGACCACCGGCCGGGTCGTGCTGGCCAAGCCGCGACCCGCCACGCCCGAAGAGGTCCCGGCCCGCTGGGACTTCCCCGACCTCGCCCTCGTCCACGTCCCCGACGCCCAGGGCGCCGCCTGCGTCCGGCTCAGTGAGCGTCCGCCCACCACCCCGAGCCCGATCAGCCTGCACGGCTGGTCCCACCAGACCGGCGAGGTCCGGATCCGGCACGCCGAAGGAGAGGCCCACGCCGTCGACGGCGGAGCGCTCCTGCTGCGCTGGACCCTCCCCGTGGAAGGCGTCTCCGGCGGGCCCGTCGTCGACCTGCGCCGGGGCGCGGTGATCGGCCTCAACAAGGGCCGCGGCCGCGACGAGGGCGCCGCCGTCCCGCTCACCGCCCTGCGCGAGCTCCACGACGTGCCCGGCGGCGAGATCCTCCACGAGGTGCTGCGCGCCCACGACCGGCACCACCTGGCCCGCCTGCGCTCCCCGCGCGGCGGACGCACCTGGACCGCCGCGCAGATGGAGCTGTGGCCCGCCACCGCGCGGGGGGTCAGCCCCGTCCGCCGCGCCCAGCTCTACGGCCGCTTCGCCGAACTCCCGCCGCCCACCGGCCCCGGCGAGGTCATGGCGCTGGTCGACGCGGTCAAGCGCCGGGTGCTCCACCCGGACTACCAGGCCGTCCTGGAGACCGACGCCCGCACCTGGCGCGACGGCGTCGGCCTGCTGCACGAACTCCACGCCACCCAGCAGGAGAACCGGCCCGGGAGCACCGACCTCGGGCTCGACGCCGTGCTCCTCTACGCGGCGCACATCGTCCGGCACCTCACCGACCGGTACGGCTCCGGGCCCGGCACGGAGGGCCTGGGGCGCCTGGAGGACTGGATCGTCGACGAGTCCGGCGGCGCCCACGGCGCCGTCCAGGAGGAGATCGCGGCCCTCCTCGACCCCGAGGCGCCCCGGACCGGCGCCGCCGACGCGGAGCACGAGGAGCCCGCCGAGCGCCCCGCGCGCGAGGCCGGCGCCCGTGCCGACGTACGCATCGAGGTCGACCCCGTCCCGTGGGCCACGCCCCAGCGCTACACCTGGCGCCTGATGCTGCTCTTCGACGGGCGCACGGTCAGCCCGCTCAGCGGCAACGACACCGGGGTGGCCCGCGACCAGCTCCAGGAGACGCTGCGCGCCCCGCTCGTGGACGCCCTGCGCCGCGGCGACAGCGGGGACCACCTCGCCGCCGTCGAGGTGGTGCTGCCGCGCGAGCTGTTCGACCTGCCGCTCGACACCTGGCGGCTCACGCCCGAGGAGGAGCACTTCGGCGAGCGCTCCCTCCCGCTCGGCCAGCGCCGGATCGTCGTCCTCCGCGACCGCCACCGCAGCCACCACCCGCCCTCGCCCGAGTGGCGGCGGCGCTGGCGGGGCAGCGAGAGCGGCCCCCTGCGCGCCGTGCCGCTGCGCGCCGAGGTCCTCGCCGCGGGAGCCGAGGGGCACGCCCCGCACGTCCGCAGGGAGAGCCGGATGGGCGCCTACGAGCGGCTCGGCGGCGCCGTCGACGGCAGCGTGCCGGTCTACTGCGGCCCGGTCGGCGGCGGTGACGGCCACCGCGCGATGGACGTGGCGCTCGCCGCCGGGCACCCCATCGCCCTGTGGCGGCACGGCGCGCCCGAGCACGGCGACTGCGCCGAGTTCCACCACAAGGCCGGCAAGCTGCTCGCGGGCGCCGGCTCCGCCGAGGGCCTGCACCAGCCCGTCCGCACCCTGCGGATGCGGGCCGCCGACGTGGAGGCCGACCCGAGCGAGCGGTCCGAGCACGCCTGGGCCGAGGACCTCGCCGTGCTCTACGACCCCCCGGACCGGCCGCCCTTCGACGACCTCCTCCAAGGGCCGCCCCTGCTCGGTGAGGCCGACCGGTGA
- a CDS encoding SAV_2336 N-terminal domain-related protein — MHRTNRMHLEELTRRMRAGGQDPTAEEVADAVWLAQWLPGADPEGRSEDRPSGPGLPGDPEDRTDQAIGDDVTPAPPDATDPPARATETVDLRMRYDRTGASGAGGAAVRSGAALPVRAPGANALPGLLGLQKALRPLRHYAARFPARPGEGRLDEDATAEHSAASGILTPVLRPAAGVRPDIQLLMDTGPAMVVWTRMVEELRQACQQSGAFRDVQVHRLYDTGEGPPLVTTTSGPDGRPRLRPGDQLHDPTGRRLTLIVSDCVGPLWQRGAAQRLIHQWPRQSPLALVQPLPPRLWSRTALPVEPGVLLRPAAPGGRPRFEPDEAPWEPVAPDLRAVPVLTPTPEAFASWARLLTGHGGGAVRGWAARIGPESAPLASPGVPRSVRRGDDELLRAFRAGASPGAMRLAVHLAAAPLALPVMQLVQRAMLPDTGPMELAEVLLSGLLRRLPEPTPYPCFSYPRPVQDHLLGSLDRGAAALVLKHVSEFVERNFGQGMRNFPALAAARLAGHRTEDEAAATVPGEEPLEAADAETELFARIPARVLRFYQPDLVTPDPLARARRLLDEWRAQSDPALLTAARELAEAALGGEDPAASPEDTAGALLVLGQALYAQAGTLAVRDAGQRQELLTRALAELERAGELAAPGGYVWAEAHLEQAAARHALWRHTGDPAGLDAALAALASDLRGTSSDLRGTSSDVTGVASDVAGAASDVTGWPESHRPALLVRRGRLLLARGDGTPAATAFTAALALGESGPVLLDLADARHLAGSAPDTVAAALDRAEPLLGDSTALRLRWTTAKARLHETTGDGPAADEAYEQATLLTPAEGEQRGRLLMTWGESLMRRAAAGAGTAPVDRAESVLREALTCLPADDAARSRARVLIGSVLALRFDRGGFLPDLYESRHLLDQAVRAAREPGPRAAVWLQLGWVRFQLSETSRDGQLADALTAYQRAAEDARTARGEVPGTITAARALHAQGAVLYLMGRVGRATTVLRSAAGQWRRLDAALQPVDWADVDRTRALLAEVEAHPRQRPDRLTREDRRRIAPPWWAWGGAEA; from the coding sequence ATGCACCGGACGAACCGGATGCACCTGGAAGAACTCACCCGCAGAATGCGGGCCGGCGGCCAGGACCCCACCGCCGAGGAGGTGGCGGACGCCGTCTGGCTCGCCCAGTGGCTGCCGGGAGCCGACCCGGAGGGGCGCTCGGAGGACCGGCCGTCCGGTCCCGGGCTGCCCGGAGACCCCGAGGACCGTACGGATCAGGCCATCGGCGACGACGTCACCCCGGCACCACCCGACGCGACCGACCCACCGGCCCGCGCCACCGAGACCGTCGACCTGCGCATGCGCTACGACCGCACCGGGGCGAGCGGCGCCGGCGGGGCCGCCGTGCGCTCCGGCGCCGCCCTGCCCGTCCGCGCCCCCGGCGCCAACGCACTGCCCGGCCTCCTCGGCCTGCAGAAGGCGCTGCGCCCGCTGCGCCACTACGCCGCCCGCTTCCCGGCCCGCCCCGGCGAGGGACGGCTCGACGAGGACGCCACCGCCGAACACAGCGCCGCCTCCGGCATCCTCACCCCCGTGCTCCGCCCCGCGGCCGGAGTGCGCCCCGACATCCAGCTCCTCATGGACACCGGCCCCGCCATGGTCGTGTGGACCCGGATGGTCGAGGAGCTGCGCCAGGCCTGCCAGCAGTCCGGCGCCTTCCGCGACGTCCAGGTCCACCGCCTCTACGACACCGGCGAGGGCCCGCCGCTCGTCACCACCACCTCCGGACCGGACGGGCGCCCGCGGCTCCGCCCCGGCGACCAGCTCCACGACCCCACCGGGCGCCGCCTCACCCTGATCGTCAGCGACTGCGTGGGCCCCCTCTGGCAGCGCGGCGCCGCCCAGCGGCTGATCCACCAGTGGCCCCGCCAGTCGCCGCTCGCCCTCGTCCAGCCGCTGCCCCCGCGCCTGTGGTCCCGCACCGCCCTGCCCGTCGAACCCGGCGTCCTGCTGCGCCCCGCCGCCCCCGGCGGGCGGCCGCGCTTCGAGCCCGACGAGGCCCCCTGGGAGCCCGTCGCCCCCGACCTGCGGGCCGTGCCCGTGCTCACCCCCACCCCCGAGGCCTTCGCGTCCTGGGCGCGGCTGCTCACCGGACACGGCGGAGGAGCGGTCCGCGGCTGGGCCGCCCGCATCGGCCCGGAGTCCGCCCCCCTCGCGAGCCCCGGCGTGCCCCGGAGCGTGCGCCGCGGCGACGACGAGCTGCTGCGCGCCTTCCGCGCCGGAGCCTCCCCGGGTGCGATGCGGCTCGCGGTCCATCTCGCCGCCGCCCCGCTCGCCCTGCCCGTGATGCAGCTGGTGCAGCGCGCCATGCTCCCCGACACCGGCCCCATGGAGCTGGCGGAGGTCCTGCTCAGCGGACTGCTGAGACGCCTGCCCGAGCCCACCCCGTACCCCTGCTTCAGCTACCCCCGCCCCGTCCAGGACCATCTGCTCGGCTCGCTCGACCGGGGCGCCGCCGCACTCGTCCTCAAGCACGTCTCCGAGTTCGTCGAGCGCAACTTCGGCCAGGGCATGCGCAACTTCCCGGCCCTCGCCGCCGCCCGGCTCGCCGGCCACCGCACCGAGGACGAGGCCGCCGCCACCGTGCCGGGGGAGGAGCCCCTGGAGGCCGCCGACGCCGAGACGGAGCTCTTCGCCCGCATCCCCGCGCGCGTGCTGCGCTTCTACCAGCCCGACCTCGTCACGCCCGACCCGCTCGCCCGCGCCCGCCGGCTGCTCGACGAGTGGCGCGCCCAGTCCGACCCCGCCCTGCTCACCGCCGCCCGCGAGCTGGCCGAGGCCGCCCTGGGCGGCGAGGACCCGGCCGCGTCGCCCGAGGACACCGCGGGCGCCCTCCTCGTCCTCGGCCAGGCGCTGTACGCGCAGGCCGGCACCCTCGCCGTCCGGGACGCCGGGCAGCGCCAGGAACTCCTCACCCGGGCCCTCGCCGAGCTCGAACGGGCCGGGGAACTGGCCGCGCCCGGCGGCTACGTCTGGGCCGAGGCGCACCTCGAACAGGCAGCCGCCCGCCACGCCCTGTGGCGCCACACGGGCGACCCCGCCGGCCTCGACGCGGCCCTCGCCGCGCTCGCCTCGGACCTGAGGGGCACCTCCTCGGACCTGAGGGGCACCTCCTCGGACGTCACGGGCGTCGCCTCGGACGTCGCGGGTGCCGCCTCGGACGTGACGGGCTGGCCCGAGAGCCACCGGCCCGCCCTCCTCGTCCGTCGCGGACGCCTGCTGCTCGCCCGGGGCGACGGAACGCCCGCCGCGACCGCGTTCACCGCCGCGCTGGCCCTCGGCGAGAGCGGCCCCGTCCTGCTCGACCTGGCCGACGCCCGCCACCTCGCCGGCTCCGCCCCGGACACGGTCGCCGCCGCGCTCGACCGGGCCGAGCCGCTGCTCGGCGACTCCACCGCGCTCCGGCTGCGCTGGACCACCGCGAAGGCCCGGCTCCACGAGACCACCGGCGACGGCCCCGCCGCCGACGAGGCCTACGAGCAGGCCACCCTGCTCACGCCCGCCGAGGGCGAGCAGCGCGGCCGGCTCCTGATGACCTGGGGCGAGTCCCTGATGCGCCGGGCGGCCGCCGGGGCCGGCACCGCGCCCGTCGACCGCGCCGAGTCCGTGCTGCGCGAGGCCCTCACCTGCCTGCCCGCCGACGACGCCGCCCGCTCCCGCGCCCGGGTCCTCATCGGCAGCGTGCTCGCCCTGCGCTTCGACCGCGGCGGCTTCCTGCCCGACCTCTACGAGAGCCGCCACCTCCTCGACCAGGCCGTCCGCGCCGCCCGCGAACCCGGACCGCGCGCCGCGGTGTGGCTGCAACTGGGCTGGGTGCGCTTCCAGCTGAGCGAGACCTCGCGCGACGGGCAGCTCGCCGACGCGCTCACCGCCTACCAGCGCGCCGCCGAGGACGCCCGCACCGCCCGCGGCGAGGTCCCCGGCACGATCACCGCGGCCCGCGCGCTGCACGCCCAGGGCGCGGTGCTGTACCTGATGGGGCGGGTCGGGCGCGCCACCACGGTGCTGCGCTCCGCCGCCGGACAGTGGCGGCGGCTCGACGCGGCGCTGCAGCCCGTGGACTGGGCGGACGTGGACCGCACCCGGGCCCTCCTCGCGGAGGTCGAAGCCCACCCGAGGCAACGGCCCGACCGGCTCACCCGGGAGGACCGGCGCCGGATCGCGCCGCCGTGGTGGGCGTGGGGCGGGGCGGAGGCGTAG
- a CDS encoding AAA family ATPase: protein MNDWRIYRGAGHPHDEVRRLPAPPPWRDFSAGGADDTLAGSDRRLGVRRRLVQNHHPRPAETDAVNAALYLRRPLLVTGNPGTGKSTLAHAVAHELGLGRVLRWPIVSRTTLQDGLYRYDAIGRLQDVQLERARADAGGTATAASPAGIGSYLRLGPLGTALLPSELPRVLLIDELDKSDIDLPNDLLNALEEGEFAIPELERLADREPVVEVLTDDGRKVPVYGGRIRCSTFPFIVLTSNGERDFPAALLRRCIRLELEAPGEEQLGAMIEAHLGPDAAAAEPGLVDRFLDREPGEVIATDQLLNALYLTQHAPRTERVTRERIADMLMQPLDQPR, encoded by the coding sequence GTGAACGATTGGCGGATCTACCGTGGTGCCGGCCATCCGCACGACGAGGTACGGCGACTGCCCGCCCCGCCGCCTTGGCGCGACTTCTCCGCCGGAGGGGCCGACGACACCCTCGCCGGCTCCGACCGGCGGCTCGGTGTGCGCCGCCGGCTGGTCCAGAACCACCACCCGAGGCCCGCCGAGACCGACGCCGTCAACGCCGCGCTCTACCTGCGCCGCCCGCTCCTGGTCACCGGCAACCCCGGCACCGGCAAGTCCACCCTCGCCCACGCCGTCGCCCACGAGCTCGGCCTCGGACGGGTGCTGCGCTGGCCCATCGTCAGCCGCACCACCCTCCAGGACGGCCTCTACCGCTACGACGCCATCGGGCGCCTCCAGGACGTGCAGCTGGAGCGCGCCCGCGCCGACGCGGGAGGCACCGCCACCGCCGCGAGCCCGGCCGGCATCGGCTCGTACCTGCGGCTCGGTCCGCTCGGCACCGCGCTGCTCCCCTCCGAACTGCCCCGCGTGCTGCTCATCGACGAGCTGGACAAGAGCGACATCGACCTGCCCAACGACCTCCTGAACGCCCTGGAGGAAGGCGAGTTCGCCATCCCCGAGCTGGAGCGGCTCGCCGACCGCGAACCGGTCGTGGAGGTGCTCACCGACGACGGACGCAAGGTCCCCGTCTACGGCGGACGGATCCGCTGCAGCACGTTCCCCTTCATCGTCCTCACCTCCAACGGCGAACGGGACTTCCCCGCGGCCCTGCTGCGGCGCTGCATCCGACTGGAGCTCGAAGCCCCCGGCGAGGAGCAGCTCGGCGCCATGATCGAGGCCCACCTCGGCCCCGACGCAGCCGCGGCCGAGCCCGGCCTCGTCGACCGCTTCCTCGACCGGGAGCCCGGCGAGGTCATCGCCACCGACCAGCTGCTCAACGCCCTCTACCTGACCCAGCACGCCCCCCGCACCGAGCGGGTGACCCGGGAACGCATCGCGGACATGCTCATGCAGCCGCTCGATCAGCCGAGGTGA
- a CDS encoding aKG-HExxH-type peptide beta-hydroxylase, which translates to MTLAGPHAAALAELARTRSEQSGASLLRSALHARRLLLLKALLVRVQRNRDAVDEAVFRRFTASWRLLEEAERRHPAVVRDLLDYPTTGGWLAAALAEPVGPGLDRHLARLDVLAATAALRAGCPVDRTVEVPGGLLVLPGVGRLRAGADRIRITSRSRVGRLRPEGTERAAPVVLLLTDRRTGALTGRGPGWRGLHVLSGSVARLDDMDPYRVPPGGIGSPPRAATDHAVTDREAWSDRWRSGLALLVRTDPSRAAEVRRAVRALVPLVAHGPGAFGATLSAAPGAVLTSLPSGAQDMAETLVHELHHSKLATLHELVPLYGPGRAAVHKVGWRAEPRPISGVLHGAYAHLALTDLWRGASVAEQLPRPWRARAGQQFDRIHDQVGEALAILLESDELTTEGRKFAHQMRRHHASLRAAPRAAG; encoded by the coding sequence ATGACCCTTGCCGGCCCCCACGCCGCGGCCCTCGCGGAGCTGGCGCGCACGCGCTCCGAGCAGAGTGGCGCCTCGCTGCTGCGCTCCGCCCTGCACGCCCGGCGCCTGTTGCTGCTCAAGGCCCTGCTGGTGCGGGTCCAGCGGAACCGCGACGCCGTCGACGAGGCGGTGTTCCGGCGTTTCACCGCCTCCTGGCGGCTGCTCGAAGAGGCCGAACGGCGCCACCCCGCCGTCGTCCGGGACCTGCTCGACTACCCGACGACGGGCGGCTGGCTGGCCGCCGCGCTGGCGGAGCCCGTCGGACCGGGCCTCGACCGCCATCTGGCACGGCTCGACGTCCTCGCCGCCACGGCCGCGTTGCGGGCGGGCTGCCCGGTCGACCGCACGGTCGAGGTGCCCGGCGGGCTCCTCGTGCTGCCCGGGGTCGGGCGGCTGCGCGCCGGAGCGGACCGGATCCGGATCACGTCCCGGTCCCGCGTCGGCCGGCTCCGCCCGGAGGGGACCGAGCGCGCCGCCCCCGTCGTCCTCCTGCTCACCGACCGCCGGACCGGCGCCCTCACCGGCCGGGGCCCCGGCTGGCGCGGCCTGCACGTGCTCAGCGGCTCCGTCGCCCGCCTCGACGACATGGACCCGTACCGCGTGCCGCCCGGCGGCATCGGCAGCCCGCCCCGCGCGGCCACCGACCACGCCGTCACCGACCGGGAAGCCTGGTCCGACCGCTGGCGGTCGGGGCTCGCCCTGCTGGTCAGGACCGACCCCTCCCGGGCCGCCGAGGTGCGCCGCGCGGTGCGCGCGCTCGTGCCGCTCGTGGCCCACGGGCCCGGAGCGTTCGGAGCGACGCTCAGCGCCGCCCCCGGAGCCGTACTGACCTCGTTGCCGTCGGGTGCGCAGGACATGGCGGAGACGCTCGTCCACGAGCTGCACCACAGCAAGCTGGCCACCCTGCACGAGCTCGTGCCGCTCTACGGGCCGGGGCGGGCGGCCGTGCACAAGGTCGGCTGGCGTGCCGAGCCCCGGCCCATCTCCGGGGTGCTGCACGGCGCCTACGCCCACCTGGCGCTGACCGACCTGTGGCGCGGCGCATCCGTTGCCGAGCAGCTTCCGCGACCCTGGCGGGCGCGTGCCGGTCAGCAGTTCGACCGTATCCACGATCAGGTGGGTGAAGCCTTGGCGATCCTGCTTGAATCAGATGAACTGACCACTGAGGGACGGAAGTTCGCCCATCAGATGCGGCGGCACCACGCGAGCCTGAGAGCGGCCCCGAGGGCGGCTGGGTAA